One Pseudorasbora parva isolate DD20220531a chromosome 4, ASM2467924v1, whole genome shotgun sequence genomic region harbors:
- the tm9sf2 gene encoding transmembrane 9 superfamily member 2, whose amino-acid sequence MVVFHRVRVVFLLLFVCGSLRDALSFYLPGLAPVSFCEKETSEKNSDVPDCKSFIELFVNRLDSVESVLPYEYTAFDFCADQSEKRPSENLGQVLFGERIEPSPYKFSFNKNLECQPVCVKSYKTDKTDDKAKLDFLKKGMLLNYQHHWIVDNMPVTWCYDVEDNQKFCNPGFPIGCYVTDTGRAKDACVVNADFNDKDTFYIFNHVDITIFYHKVETEAAGARLVAAKLEPKSFKHTTIDKPDCTGPPMSLSNKFNGEIKIPYTYSVKFVEEKHIRWASRWDYILESMPHTNIQWFSIMNSLVIVLFLSGMVAMIMLRTLHKDIARYNQMDSVEDAQEEFGWKLVHGDVFRPPRKGMLLSVFLGSGTQIFIMTFVTLFFACLGFLSPANRGALMTCAVVLWVLLGTPAGYVAARYYKSFGGEKWKTNVLLTAFLCPGVVFADFFVMNLILWGEGSSAAMPFGTLVAILALWFCISVPLTFIGAYFGFKKSGIEHPVRTNQIPRQIPEQSFYTKPLPGIVMGGILPFGCIFIQLFFILNSIWSHQMYYMFGFLFLVFIILVITCSEATILLCYFHLCAEDYHWQWRSFLTSGFTAVYFLVYAIHYFFSKLQISGLASTILYFGYTMIMALIFFLFTGTIGFFACFWFVTKIYSVVKVD is encoded by the exons ATGGTCGTGTTCCACCGTGTccgtgttgtttttttgttgctttttgtgTGCGGATCTCTGCGGGACGCGTTGAGTTTCTATCTTCCTGGTTTGGCCCCGGTCAGCTTTTGTGAAAAAGAAACGAGCGAAAAAAACAGTGATGTGCCAGACTGCAAG TCATTCATTGAGCTGTTTGTGAACAGGCTGGATTCTGTGGAGTCTGTGTTGCCCTATGAATACACAGC GTTTGATTTTTGTGCTGATCAGTCTGAGAAGCGTCCATCTGAGAACTTGGGTCAGGTTTTGTTTGGAGAAAGAATTGAGCCGTCCCCGTATAAG TTTTCCTTCAACAAGAATTTGGAATGCCAGCCTGTTTGTGTTAAATCTTACAAAACTGATAAAACGGATGATAAAGCCAAACTGGACTTCCTCAAGAAGGGAATGCTCCTTAATTACCAACACCACTG GATTGTTGATAATATGCCAGTGACGTGGTGTTATGATGTGGAGGACAATCAGAAGTTTTGTAATCCTGGTTTCCCCATTGGTTGCTATGTCACGGATACAGGACGAGCCAAAGATGCCTGTGTTGTCAAT GCTGACTTCAATGACAAAGACACCTTCTACATCTTCAACCATGTGGACATCACTATCTTCTACCACAAGGTGGAGACGGAGGCTGCTGGTGCCAGACTGGTCGCAGCTAAATTAGAGCCCAAAAG CTTTAAGCACACCACCATAGACAAACCAGACTGCACAGGACCTCCCATGAGTCTGAGCAACAAGTTCAATGGAGAAATCAAGATTCCCTACACCTACTCCGTCAAATTTGTG GAGGAAAAACACATCCGCTGGGCCTCTAGATGGGATTATATTCTTGAGTCTATGCCACACACCAACATTCAGTGGTTCAG TATTATGAACTCTCTGGTCATTGTGCTCTTCCTTTCGGGGATGGTCGCTATGATCATGCTCCGAACACTCCATAAAGACATCGCCCGATACAACCAGATGGACTCAGTG GAGGATGCCCAGGAGGAATTTGGCTGGAAGCTTGTTCACGGAGATGTCTTCAGGCCTCCTAGGAAAGGCATGCTGCTGTCTGTGTTTCTGGGCTCTGGGACTCAGATCTTCATCATGACATTTGTTACTCTCT TTTTTGCCTGTTTGGGTTTCCTGTCACCTGCCAATCGCGGAGCTCTGATGACATGTGCGGTGGTGCTGTGGGTGCTGCTGGGTACTCCAGCTGGTTATGTGGCTGCCCGCTACTACAAAT CCTTCGGTGGGGAGAAGTGGAAGACCAATGTCCTGTTGACAGCGTTTCTCTGTCCAGG GGTGGTGTTTGCAGATTTTTTTGTAATGAATCTGATTTTGTGGGGCGAGGGTTCATCAGCTGCCATGCCATTTGGCACTCTGGTGGCCATCCTGGCTCTGTGGTTCTGCATCTCAGTGCCTCTCACCTTTATCGGAGCGTACTTTGGTTTCAAGAAAAGC gGAATTGAACATCCTGTAAGGACCAATCAGATCCCCAGACAGATTCCAGAGCAGTCCTTCTACACTAAACCTCTTCCTGGCATTGTCATGGGTGGAATCCTGCCATTCGGCTGCATCTTCATCCAGCTATTCTTCATCCTTAACAGCATCTG GTCTCATCAGATGTACTATATGTTTGGCTTTCTCTTCCTGGTCTTCATCATCCTGGTCATCACCTGCTCTGAGGCCACCATCCTCCTGTGCTACTTCCACCTGTGTGCTGAG GACTATCACTGGCAGTGGCGTTCCTTCCTGACCAGCGGATTCACAGCTGTTTATTTTCTGGTCTATGCCATCCATTACTTCTTCTCTAAGCTACAGATCAGTGGACTTGCCAGCACCATTCTTTACTTTGGCTACACCATGATTATGGCGCTCATCTTCTTCCTCTTTACAG GTACAATTGGATTTTTTGCCTGCTTTTGGTTTGTCACCAAGATCTACAGCGTGGTCAAAGTGGATTAA